In one Chitinophaga sancti genomic region, the following are encoded:
- a CDS encoding TlpA family protein disulfide reductase gives MAAANVCYYMGLPVQSDSIFMVAAKKYPRGEAAMTVAFSTILRKDVKAQDLVTAYQQTAKRFPENELSSDLHNRTRAHIASAYLKEKDTIALNNWLSVIKDTLTLSNTEIQSAEWLLEQGDTLTARAMMDKGIKRMLTVTANRGMYKGYEISVLMNYAEFLFKLKSYPQSLKIIKEVYDSSAERSVKLQQLYATILVANKRGGDALDILATLLKDGQGDDMMKASLKEAYTQAKGTQDGYNEYVQRIDSVMKAKLVKDTQLEMLNEKAPLFTLQGLEGDTVSLDKLKGKIVILDFWATWCGPCKRSFPAMKKAINRYVQDQDVVFLFIDCMEKTKNVHEQISKFLSDHEYPFHVLMGTDTNIPDRYGVKGIPNKIIIDRNGTIRYRVIGFDEGDDAAVERLSLMIEAAKKAV, from the coding sequence ATGGCTGCAGCCAACGTATGCTATTATATGGGGTTGCCGGTACAGAGTGATTCTATATTTATGGTAGCGGCTAAAAAATATCCCCGTGGTGAAGCTGCAATGACGGTAGCATTTAGCACGATCCTACGCAAGGATGTGAAAGCACAGGATCTCGTAACAGCTTATCAGCAGACTGCCAAACGTTTTCCTGAAAATGAGCTTTCTTCTGATCTGCATAACAGGACAAGAGCACATATCGCGTCAGCGTACCTGAAAGAAAAGGATACAATAGCCCTGAACAACTGGTTGTCTGTTATTAAGGATACTTTAACCCTTAGTAATACTGAAATACAGTCGGCAGAATGGCTGTTGGAGCAGGGAGATACCCTTACAGCAAGGGCAATGATGGATAAGGGAATTAAAAGGATGTTGACAGTGACGGCAAACCGGGGTATGTATAAAGGTTATGAAATTTCCGTACTCATGAACTATGCTGAATTCTTATTCAAACTCAAATCATATCCACAATCGCTGAAGATTATAAAAGAGGTATATGACAGCTCGGCTGAAAGATCAGTCAAACTGCAACAACTTTATGCAACGATATTAGTGGCTAATAAACGGGGAGGAGACGCACTGGATATCCTGGCCACATTGTTGAAAGATGGGCAGGGGGATGACATGATGAAGGCCAGCTTAAAAGAGGCATATACCCAGGCAAAAGGCACGCAGGATGGCTATAATGAATATGTACAGCGCATCGATTCCGTCATGAAGGCAAAGCTTGTAAAGGACACGCAACTGGAAATGCTGAATGAAAAGGCACCATTATTCACGTTACAGGGATTGGAAGGAGATACCGTTTCCCTGGATAAGCTAAAGGGAAAAATCGTCATACTCGATTTCTGGGCTACCTGGTGCGGACCATGTAAACGCTCTTTTCCGGCTATGAAGAAGGCCATTAACAGGTATGTGCAGGACCAGGATGTCGTATTCCTGTTCATAGACTGCATGGAAAAGACAAAGAATGTTCATGAACAGATTAGCAAGTTCCTGTCAGACCATGAATATCCTTTTCATGTATTGATGGGTACCGATACAAATATACCTGACAGGTACGGGGTTAAAGGCATTCCAAATAAGATTATCATTGACAGGAACGGGACCATACGCTATCGTGTAATCGGATTTGATGAAGGGGATGACGCGGCTGTAGAGAGATTATCACTGATGATTGAAGCGGCTAAGAAAGCAG
- a CDS encoding RagB/SusD family nutrient uptake outer membrane protein — MKFSIYKSLAVLVIISNLLTACSNQFLEVKPKGSLIAQSVSDYDLLLNNLYVVYINSNTQVPMGDELVAVEPYFSQANYRTQRLFRWNDVIYQNNEDAPEFTQTMRSIYEFNKIINEIDKATDGTLSQKASLKAEARAGRAWSNFLLINYFGLPYNAAATTDPGFPIIREADISQTKFVRSTVKEMYDFIIEDLTAAIPDLPARTTSRLHMSRAAAAGILGKVYVFMGDYGKGMTWLNTAISDMSDSKISVGLYDLAKETAAGGVYASGRVPAMTENIEQLLVKQSTSFWSFTSNELVLSPATAALYGTADFRLKFYTSKTAGNVDYPIPGVLRKKSFSAFQFGVVVPDLYLLRAECACRLGNQEAAKADVELLRSKRMNATDALVPDSITAEKINLLKFILDERNREFAVMGYRWFDMRRLSVDPLFSSITYSHTLYNADGTSSTFTLRPERFVLQFPAKIMQQSPGLINNP, encoded by the coding sequence ATGAAATTCAGTATATATAAATCTTTAGCAGTATTGGTCATCATCTCCAACTTACTCACCGCGTGCTCCAATCAGTTCCTGGAGGTAAAACCCAAAGGCTCTTTGATCGCGCAGTCTGTCAGTGATTATGATCTGCTGCTGAACAACCTTTACGTAGTATATATCAACAGCAATACACAGGTGCCCATGGGTGATGAACTGGTTGCTGTAGAACCCTATTTCTCGCAAGCCAATTACCGCACACAACGGCTTTTCCGCTGGAATGATGTGATCTATCAAAATAATGAAGATGCACCTGAATTTACCCAGACGATGAGAAGTATCTATGAGTTCAATAAGATCATCAACGAGATCGACAAGGCCACTGACGGTACCCTCAGCCAGAAAGCTTCGCTGAAAGCGGAAGCCAGGGCAGGAAGGGCCTGGAGCAATTTTTTGCTTATTAATTACTTCGGACTTCCATATAATGCTGCTGCTACAACTGACCCCGGATTTCCGATCATCAGGGAAGCTGATATATCACAAACAAAATTTGTCAGATCCACAGTAAAAGAGATGTACGATTTTATTATCGAAGATCTGACGGCTGCTATCCCTGATCTGCCTGCACGGACCACTTCCCGTTTACATATGTCCAGGGCAGCCGCAGCCGGCATATTGGGAAAGGTGTACGTGTTCATGGGAGACTACGGAAAAGGGATGACCTGGCTGAATACAGCTATCAGCGATATGAGCGATTCAAAAATTTCGGTAGGCTTATATGATCTTGCGAAAGAAACCGCCGCGGGAGGTGTATATGCATCCGGCAGAGTTCCTGCTATGACTGAAAACATAGAGCAACTGCTGGTAAAACAATCGACCAGCTTTTGGTCATTTACCAGTAATGAGCTGGTGTTAAGTCCTGCCACTGCAGCATTATATGGAACGGCAGATTTCCGGCTGAAATTTTATACAAGCAAGACTGCTGGTAATGTCGATTATCCAATTCCAGGCGTGTTAAGAAAGAAAAGTTTCTCTGCGTTCCAGTTCGGTGTAGTGGTACCTGATCTCTACCTGTTGCGGGCAGAGTGTGCATGCAGACTTGGTAACCAGGAAGCAGCCAAAGCAGATGTGGAACTGTTGCGTTCCAAAAGAATGAATGCTACCGATGCACTGGTTCCTGATAGTATTACTGCCGAAAAGATCAACCTGTTAAAATTTATCCTCGATGAGCGTAACAGGGAGTTTGCAGTGATGGGTTACAGGTGGTTTGATATGAGAAGGTTGTCGGTTGACCCACTATTTAGTAGTATTACCTATAGCCATACATTATATAACGCTGATGGCACATCGTCTACTTTCACCCTCAGACCGGAAAGATTTGTTTTACAATTCCCTGCTAAAATTATGCAACAAAGCCCGGGATTGATCAATAATCCCTGA
- a CDS encoding SusC/RagA family TonB-linked outer membrane protein has protein sequence MERSEISDLPFLSSSEPAMGLLTNSNIDVYKKSTDNLLGYMPVSALTGYTSVTGNVGSLENKGIELTLTTANIKGKQFSWTTLLNASYNKNKLTNVTSAINTTLGDVRIYQSYVKGYAAYSVFAYKYMGLDEEGDPRIGLKDGTTTKTSYTAATDDIPYKGTTQPVINGGLTNVFTFRSWTLSANAVFSLGHVMRREVNQLFTGNPLHGVLTGNFHQEFANRWKQPGDEQRTNIPGYVSDTYTSYSRRDVNYYIYGDVNVISAAYAKLRDISLSYSLPAFILKKLHASQIQLRTQVSNIMLWKANKYGIDPEFQDANNGLQTMPVGQKAFTVGINAKF, from the coding sequence GTGGAAAGGTCGGAAATCTCCGACCTTCCTTTTTTGTCTTCTTCTGAGCCCGCGATGGGCCTGCTTACCAACTCTAATATTGATGTATATAAAAAGTCTACGGATAACCTGCTGGGATATATGCCTGTGAGCGCACTGACCGGTTATACCAGTGTAACGGGCAACGTTGGAAGCCTGGAAAATAAAGGTATAGAGTTGACATTGACAACCGCTAATATCAAAGGAAAACAATTTAGCTGGACTACCCTGCTGAATGCATCCTACAATAAAAATAAACTGACCAATGTGACTTCTGCTATCAATACCACCCTGGGAGATGTACGCATATATCAGTCTTATGTAAAAGGTTACGCCGCATATAGCGTATTCGCTTATAAATATATGGGGCTGGATGAAGAAGGAGATCCCCGGATAGGACTGAAGGATGGTACCACTACCAAAACTTCGTATACGGCAGCTACTGATGACATACCGTATAAAGGCACCACCCAGCCCGTGATCAATGGTGGCCTTACCAATGTATTCACCTTCAGATCATGGACCCTGAGTGCCAACGCTGTCTTCAGCCTGGGCCATGTGATGAGAAGAGAGGTGAACCAGCTGTTTACCGGCAATCCTTTACATGGTGTGTTAACCGGCAATTTCCACCAGGAGTTTGCCAACCGCTGGAAGCAGCCCGGCGATGAACAACGCACGAATATTCCGGGATATGTCTCAGATACCTATACCAGCTATAGCCGCCGCGACGTCAATTACTATATCTATGGAGATGTCAATGTCATCAGCGCTGCATATGCAAAGCTGAGAGATATTTCCCTGAGTTATTCTCTCCCGGCTTTTATACTGAAGAAGTTGCATGCCAGCCAGATTCAGTTGCGTACACAGGTTTCCAATATTATGCTATGGAAAGCCAATAAATATGGTATAGATCCTGAATTCCAGGATGCTAACAATGGTCTGCAAACTATGCCTGTAGGCCAGAAAGCTTTTACTGTTGGCATTAATGCAAAATTCTAA
- a CDS encoding aromatic alcohol reductase, whose product MEKSFLVIGTGEVGLAMLNSLLTFQQTHAFKIGVLIQRSRIGMDEISQNEKYKNIKIETADLVADSRTSLADIFRNYDSVICCSGFSIGAGMQVKITEAVLEAGVRRYIPWQFGVDYDKIGKGSAQPVFDEQLDVRHLLRSQNSTHWIIVSTGMITSFLFREDFGVINLKNKIVSALGDWKHSLTLTSCEDIGALTVAILFRTPELLDQVVFVAGDTVTFEEIADKMDTLYNTKFHRVLLSIPVLKENLEKEPDNIFNRYRLVFTQPGVTWPMSTTFNAQNGILTKGIEQWAKENILEQQ is encoded by the coding sequence ATGGAAAAATCATTTTTAGTTATTGGAACCGGAGAAGTGGGATTAGCAATGCTGAATAGTTTATTGACCTTTCAGCAAACTCACGCCTTTAAAATTGGAGTTTTAATACAAAGATCAAGAATTGGAATGGACGAAATAAGTCAAAATGAAAAGTATAAAAATATTAAAATTGAAACCGCTGATTTAGTAGCCGATAGTCGCACATCTCTGGCCGATATATTTCGAAATTATGATTCAGTAATTTGTTGCAGCGGTTTTTCAATAGGTGCAGGTATGCAGGTAAAAATTACTGAAGCGGTGCTGGAAGCAGGAGTAAGAAGATACATTCCCTGGCAATTTGGGGTCGACTATGATAAAATAGGAAAAGGGAGTGCTCAACCGGTATTCGATGAACAATTAGATGTTCGTCATTTACTACGTTCACAAAACAGTACACACTGGATTATAGTATCTACCGGCATGATTACAAGTTTTCTATTCAGAGAAGATTTTGGTGTAATTAATCTTAAAAATAAAATCGTTAGCGCGCTGGGTGACTGGAAACATTCTCTCACGCTGACTTCCTGTGAAGATATTGGAGCATTGACTGTGGCGATCTTATTTCGAACACCTGAGCTATTAGATCAGGTTGTTTTTGTAGCTGGTGACACCGTTACATTTGAAGAAATAGCAGACAAGATGGATACATTGTATAATACTAAATTTCACCGTGTTCTCTTGAGCATTCCAGTACTAAAAGAAAATCTGGAAAAAGAACCTGACAATATCTTTAACCGCTATCGTTTGGTGTTCACCCAACCAGGCGTCACCTGGCCGATGTCAACTACATTCAATGCTCAAAATGGGATTTTAACAAAGGGCATTGAGCAATGGGCTAAAGAAAACATACTGGAGCAGCAGTAA
- a CDS encoding helix-turn-helix domain-containing protein — MSPRIIRFYLPKQKSLIPGTSFLSLKSVTFSMQNIKIQTFYDKYVDNKVLETSDFLGHFDILKWQDLKKDPNSCKKLQRKPLYKIALITGEATYGSNDHIFQVTGTNIVFINSMTRCSFSTHDPEFYGEYCVFSESFLRGINRLSYYNWPVFSGYDIHVKKLNNNEYQDIHKIVNEIENEYHSLYPFKEQLVLNRILDIIHYVQKLEMNTYSGNIAENSMSDRFLALLTSEFSDISPSNQLRGKSPSYFADLLNVTGDKLNLILKRTTGKTTQELIHERVISEANIMLRYSSYSMKEIAWSLNFQETSHFLNFYKKNTSMTPLTYRGK; from the coding sequence ATGAGTCCCAGAATTATTCGTTTTTATTTGCCAAAACAAAAATCCTTAATTCCTGGAACTTCCTTTTTATCCTTAAAAAGTGTAACCTTCAGTATGCAAAACATAAAAATCCAAACATTTTACGACAAATATGTTGATAACAAAGTTTTAGAAACAAGCGATTTTCTGGGACATTTTGATATCCTAAAATGGCAGGATCTGAAGAAAGATCCCAATTCCTGTAAAAAGCTTCAGCGAAAACCTCTTTACAAAATAGCCCTCATTACAGGAGAAGCAACCTATGGCTCAAATGATCATATATTTCAGGTTACTGGTACGAATATAGTGTTTATCAACTCCATGACAAGGTGTAGTTTTTCAACGCATGACCCTGAATTTTATGGGGAATACTGTGTTTTCTCCGAGAGTTTTTTACGAGGAATTAACCGATTATCTTATTATAACTGGCCGGTTTTTAGCGGATATGACATCCACGTAAAAAAATTGAACAATAATGAATACCAGGACATTCATAAAATTGTTAACGAAATAGAAAATGAATACCATTCTCTTTATCCTTTCAAAGAGCAATTGGTCTTAAATAGGATTTTAGATATTATTCATTATGTCCAGAAGCTGGAGATGAATACATATTCTGGCAATATAGCTGAAAATAGCATGAGCGACCGCTTCTTAGCCCTATTAACATCTGAATTTTCTGATATAAGTCCGTCTAATCAGTTACGGGGAAAATCGCCTTCCTATTTTGCAGATTTATTGAATGTAACTGGTGATAAATTAAATTTAATTTTGAAGAGAACTACTGGCAAAACAACACAAGAACTCATTCATGAACGAGTTATATCAGAAGCAAACATTATGCTTCGATATTCATCTTATTCTATGAAAGAAATTGCCTGGAGCCTAAATTTTCAGGAAACCTCTCATTTTCTTAATTTCTATAAGAAAAATACCAGTATGACACCCTTAACCTATAGAGGCAAATAG
- a CDS encoding transposase encodes MPHLSKGKRGFKAKIDLVKVVLLILKRMKTGCQWRELCICEYFDKGTTSWQNIHRYFLKWSEDGSFKMAWINLLSCNKKLLALSSAQLDGSHIPVKRGGQAVGYQGRKASKTSNSLFLCDNRGQMLTVSVAQSGEHNDLYDIVELFKEMIGVLEQSDINCNGIFVNADPGFDSEDLKQVCIDYEIELNVKPNLRNQKKQSDEYRYFDD; translated from the coding sequence TTGCCACATTTAAGCAAAGGCAAAAGAGGCTTTAAGGCCAAGATAGATTTAGTAAAAGTGGTTCTGTTGATTTTAAAGCGAATGAAAACAGGCTGCCAGTGGCGAGAGTTGTGTATTTGCGAATATTTTGATAAAGGAACGACCTCGTGGCAAAATATTCACAGGTATTTTTTAAAATGGAGTGAAGACGGTTCATTCAAGATGGCTTGGATCAATCTTTTATCTTGTAATAAGAAACTGCTGGCTCTGTCAAGCGCCCAGTTAGATGGTAGCCATATACCTGTCAAACGTGGCGGCCAGGCGGTAGGTTATCAAGGCAGAAAAGCTTCAAAGACCAGTAATAGTTTGTTCTTATGTGACAACAGAGGTCAGATGCTGACCGTATCAGTGGCGCAAAGTGGAGAGCATAATGACTTATACGATATAGTGGAGCTCTTTAAAGAAATGATCGGGGTTCTGGAACAATCCGATATCAATTGCAATGGAATATTTGTAAATGCCGATCCGGGATTTGACAGTGAAGATTTAAAACAAGTATGCATTGACTACGAGATTGAATTAAATGTAAAACCCAACTTGCGAAATCAAAAGAAGCAAAGTGATGAATACCGATATTTTGATGATTAA
- a CDS encoding IS5 family transposase has protein sequence MIRYTPAKQLTLEGFSTPFSQQLSTTNRWVILAAKIPWDKLADVYYKKMRADFGAPTLSARMVIGAVIIKHILNIDDREVVEQITENIYLQYFVGLSSFQQEAPFDASLMVSIRKRLGIDVMSRLNEIILQEAGLIKANEEKTADTRSEDDQDGNGGKSNNNVLNEHTESVKGKSSDGLSGTVMLDATVSEQQIEYPTDIKLLNEGRRQLERMIERGCQVAELVMPRMYRRIARKQYLNIAKKKNKSKRDIRRGIRQQLQYVKRDLKYINWLIESEANFKGVLKMKDWRLIRVIQEMYRQQAEMYKNREHKISDRIVSIYQPHVRPIPRGKDRVSTEFGSKQLVMLKDGYTHIEKLSWDNYNEGSLLTESLETYKRLFGCYPERVLGDQLFGTRENRRFMSGKGIRYVGKPLGRPSSNSKEQKRLLQKEMPERNAIEGKFGQGKNAYGLGKIKARLKDTAESWVMSIYFVMNLLKLAAGSLLSVLQIYYWLVKEGYLTTMGNRSDTQFISRYLRH, from the coding sequence ATGATACGTTACACTCCTGCAAAACAGTTAACCTTAGAAGGATTTTCAACTCCTTTTTCGCAGCAATTATCCACTACAAACCGATGGGTTATACTAGCTGCAAAGATTCCGTGGGACAAACTGGCGGACGTGTATTATAAAAAAATGCGGGCAGATTTCGGTGCTCCAACATTGAGTGCCCGGATGGTAATAGGTGCAGTGATCATCAAACATATACTTAACATAGATGATCGGGAGGTAGTAGAGCAGATCACGGAAAATATATATCTGCAATATTTTGTAGGCTTAAGCAGTTTTCAACAGGAGGCTCCCTTTGATGCATCATTGATGGTCAGTATTAGAAAAAGATTAGGCATAGATGTGATGTCCAGATTGAATGAGATTATTTTGCAGGAAGCCGGACTAATCAAAGCGAATGAAGAGAAAACAGCGGATACCCGCAGTGAGGATGATCAGGATGGGAATGGTGGAAAGAGTAATAACAATGTCTTGAATGAGCATACAGAGAGCGTAAAAGGAAAGTCATCTGATGGGCTATCAGGAACAGTCATGTTAGATGCGACAGTGTCAGAGCAACAGATCGAATATCCAACAGATATCAAATTATTAAATGAGGGTCGCCGTCAATTGGAAAGGATGATAGAGCGGGGATGTCAGGTAGCAGAACTGGTGATGCCGCGCATGTATCGGAGAATAGCGAGGAAGCAATATTTGAACATTGCCAAAAAAAAGAACAAAAGCAAACGAGATATACGCAGAGGTATCCGACAGCAATTACAATATGTTAAACGAGATTTAAAGTACATCAACTGGCTGATAGAATCAGAAGCTAATTTCAAGGGGGTGCTGAAAATGAAAGACTGGAGGTTAATACGGGTGATCCAGGAAATGTATCGTCAGCAGGCAGAGATGTATAAGAATAGAGAGCATAAAATATCGGATCGGATTGTAAGTATCTATCAACCGCATGTACGTCCAATACCGAGAGGTAAAGACCGTGTATCAACTGAGTTTGGCAGCAAACAACTGGTGATGTTGAAAGATGGCTACACCCATATAGAAAAACTGAGCTGGGATAATTACAATGAAGGTTCATTGTTGACCGAAAGCCTTGAAACATATAAACGCTTGTTTGGGTGCTATCCAGAGCGTGTATTGGGAGATCAGTTGTTCGGCACACGTGAAAACAGACGATTCATGAGTGGAAAAGGGATCCGTTATGTGGGCAAGCCATTGGGTCGGCCCTCATCAAATAGTAAGGAGCAAAAGCGATTATTGCAAAAGGAGATGCCGGAACGAAATGCGATCGAAGGGAAGTTTGGACAGGGGAAAAATGCATATGGACTGGGCAAAATCAAGGCCCGCCTCAAGGATACAGCTGAGAGTTGGGTGATGTCTATATACTTTGTTATGAATCTGCTTAAACTGGCAGCAGGTTCTTTGTTGTCAGTACTGCAGATCTATTACTGGCTGGTAAAGGAGGGCTATTTGACCACAATGGGGAATAGATCCGATACACAATTTATATCCCGGTATCTGAGACATTAA
- a CDS encoding IS3 family transposase, with protein sequence MALVNKEDNELSIVRQCQLLEVSRSSHYHEPKGESKLNLELMEQIDRMHLEHPYFGAERMAKHLSTPELHVNVKRIRRLMRKMDISAIYPAPNTSEACKWHKTYPYLLRNLKIDRNNMVWSMDITYIPMPKGFMYLCAIIDWNSRYLLSWTLSNTMTVEFCLEALEKAISIYGAPEILNTDQGSQFTSEDFTTAVLGAEIRLSMDGVGRATDNIAIERFWRSIKYENIYLNAYDSTLDLYKGIHRYVEFYNWERKHQGLEYKTPAEIYGAADKLSTYPQISTKRKKEPKKEKVYNSSNRFDSLIRVC encoded by the coding sequence ATGGCTTTAGTAAATAAGGAGGACAATGAGCTCAGTATTGTACGTCAGTGTCAATTGCTGGAAGTATCTCGTAGCAGCCATTACCATGAGCCCAAAGGAGAAAGCAAATTAAACCTGGAGCTGATGGAGCAGATAGACCGTATGCATTTGGAACATCCCTATTTTGGGGCAGAGCGCATGGCAAAACATCTGAGTACACCAGAGCTACATGTTAATGTGAAGCGGATAAGGCGATTGATGCGGAAAATGGATATTTCGGCCATATATCCCGCCCCTAATACAAGTGAGGCATGTAAGTGGCACAAAACATATCCATACCTGCTTCGGAACCTGAAAATAGACCGGAATAATATGGTTTGGAGTATGGATATAACTTATATTCCAATGCCGAAGGGTTTTATGTACCTGTGTGCGATTATAGACTGGAATAGCCGCTATCTGTTATCCTGGACACTCAGCAATACCATGACAGTGGAATTTTGTCTGGAAGCGCTTGAAAAGGCCATTTCTATTTATGGAGCACCAGAGATCTTAAATACGGATCAGGGCAGCCAGTTTACCAGTGAAGACTTTACAACAGCTGTATTAGGTGCTGAAATTCGCCTAAGCATGGATGGAGTAGGACGAGCCACTGACAATATCGCAATCGAAAGATTTTGGCGTAGCATCAAGTATGAGAATATCTATCTCAATGCTTATGATAGTACATTGGATTTATACAAGGGAATTCACAGGTATGTGGAATTCTACAACTGGGAACGAAAACATCAAGGCCTGGAATATAAGACTCCTGCTGAGATTTATGGAGCAGCTGATAAGTTATCCACATATCCACAGATATCAACAAAGAGAAAAAAAGAACCAAAAAAAGAGAAAGTTTATAATAGTAGTAATAGATTTGATTCTTTAATTAGGGTCTGCTGA
- a CDS encoding transposase, whose amino-acid sequence MNKGRRKFNAAFKAKVAIEALKEQLTLAELAEKYDIHPTQITEWKKQLLSGSEDVFDQGKKAGSDASDHQEEKDELYKQIGQLKVEVDWLKKKSEQAFGKNWKDGFSK is encoded by the coding sequence ATGAACAAGGGAAGAAGAAAGTTCAATGCAGCGTTTAAAGCGAAAGTAGCTATCGAGGCCTTAAAGGAACAGCTGACCTTAGCAGAGCTGGCCGAGAAGTATGATATACATCCTACTCAGATAACAGAGTGGAAGAAGCAACTGCTATCAGGGTCAGAGGATGTGTTTGACCAGGGAAAGAAGGCAGGTAGCGATGCCTCAGATCATCAGGAAGAAAAAGACGAACTATATAAGCAAATCGGTCAACTCAAGGTAGAGGTCGACTGGTTGAAAAAAAAATCTGAGCAGGCATTTGGGAAGAACTGGAAAGATGGCTTTAGTAAATAA
- a CDS encoding DUF4249 family protein, which translates to MKLLKIMLVPFVSLLVTGCEKVITADLKTAAPRLVVDASIDWVKSTTGNEQKIVLSTTAGYYNSEFPSVSGAVITVTNTTNTVFNFVETPGTGQYICSNFIPVIGQTYNLKIVLNGETYTASETFTPVSKIEDNIDQNNKGGEAGDEIEITFYYQDDANQKNSYLNSINQPHSVFPELEVEDDEHTNGNLNQESYSHEKLKTGDRVDIKLYGISKNYYNYMFKLIVASGNDGNPFPTIPSAVRGNIINQTNSKNYAFGYFRLAEVATKSYTIK; encoded by the coding sequence ATGAAACTACTTAAAATAATGCTCGTACCATTTGTATCATTGCTTGTAACAGGATGCGAAAAGGTTATTACTGCGGATCTTAAAACAGCAGCGCCAAGACTGGTTGTGGATGCCTCTATTGACTGGGTGAAAAGTACCACCGGCAATGAACAGAAGATCGTATTGTCGACAACAGCTGGTTATTACAACTCCGAATTCCCGAGTGTTTCGGGAGCAGTGATTACGGTAACCAACACGACAAATACTGTTTTTAACTTTGTAGAAACGCCCGGAACAGGGCAATACATTTGCAGCAATTTTATTCCTGTTATCGGCCAGACCTATAACTTAAAGATCGTTTTGAACGGAGAAACCTACACCGCCTCAGAAACCTTTACCCCAGTTTCTAAGATCGAGGATAACATTGATCAGAATAACAAGGGAGGCGAGGCCGGTGATGAGATCGAGATAACATTTTACTATCAGGATGATGCCAATCAGAAGAATTCTTATCTGAACAGCATTAACCAGCCTCATTCAGTGTTTCCCGAACTGGAAGTTGAAGACGATGAACACACCAACGGTAATTTAAATCAGGAATCGTATTCGCATGAAAAATTAAAGACAGGGGACCGGGTAGACATTAAACTGTACGGGATTTCGAAAAACTATTATAACTACATGTTCAAATTGATAGTGGCTTCGGGTAATGATGGTAATCCTTTCCCTACTATACCAAGTGCCGTTCGCGGAAATATTATCAATCAGACCAATAGCAAAAATTACGCTTTTGGATACTTCAGGCTGGCAGAAGTAGCTACTAAAAGCTATACGATCAAATAA